From the genome of Candidatus Chlamydia corallus, one region includes:
- a CDS encoding ABC transporter permease, whose protein sequence is MENLSLVPPRNIWKSIIQNKMLVTGFTILSTLILGAILLPSFYQDYEQTSLNDILVSPCSRFPFGTDTLGRCMFARTLRGLRLSLLVAIVATLIDVCVGLLWATVAISGGKKIDFLMMRTTEILFSLPRIPIIILFLIIFHHGLLPLILAMTITGWIPISRIIYGQFLLLKNKPFVLSAKAMHASTFHILKKHLLPNTLAPIISTLIFTIPGAIYTEAFISFLGLGIQPPQASLGTLVKEGINAIDYYSWLFFFPSLIMIALSISFNLIGEGAKALCVEEGSHG, encoded by the coding sequence ATGGAAAACCTATCCTTAGTTCCACCACGTAACATTTGGAAATCTATAATCCAAAATAAAATGCTTGTTACGGGTTTCACTATTCTCAGTACTCTAATTCTTGGAGCAATCCTTTTGCCGTCGTTCTATCAAGATTATGAACAAACTTCATTAAACGACATTCTTGTTTCTCCGTGCTCCCGCTTTCCTTTTGGCACAGACACTTTAGGAAGATGTATGTTCGCTCGTACTCTGAGAGGCTTACGGCTCTCGTTGCTCGTAGCAATAGTTGCTACCCTTATTGACGTTTGTGTGGGACTTTTGTGGGCCACAGTTGCTATATCTGGAGGAAAAAAAATAGACTTCTTAATGATGCGAACAACAGAGATTCTCTTTTCTCTACCTAGAATCCCGATCATTATTCTTTTCCTAATCATATTTCATCACGGACTCCTTCCTCTAATTCTTGCGATGACAATTACAGGATGGATTCCTATATCCCGAATTATCTATGGACAGTTTCTACTCTTGAAAAATAAACCCTTTGTCCTTTCTGCAAAAGCTATGCACGCATCTACGTTTCACATTCTAAAGAAACATCTTCTTCCCAATACCCTAGCTCCAATCATATCTACATTGATTTTTACCATTCCTGGAGCTATCTATACTGAAGCCTTTATTAGCTTCCTTGGCCTAGGGATACAACCTCCTCAAGCAAGCCTCGGAACCCTAGTTAAAGAGGGAATCAATGCCATAGACTATTACTCATGGCTCTTTTTTTTCCCTTCTTTAATTATGATTGCCCTCTCTATAAGCTTTAATTTGATCGGGGAAGGAGCTAAAGCATTATGTGTTGAAGAGGGATCTCATGGATAA
- a CDS encoding ABC transporter permease, producing MFSYIKNRILFNLLSLWIVVTLTFLVMKTIPGDPFNDEGCNVLSEEVLQTLKARYGLDKPLYKQYTKYLHSIAKLDFGNSLVYKDRKVINIISTAFPISAILGLQSLLLSIGGGTALGTIAALKKKKQRRYILGASILQISIPAFIFATLLQHVFAVKIPLLPIACWGSFAHTILPTIALAVTPMAFIIQLTYSSVASALNEDYVLLAYAKGLSPLKVIIKHILPYAIFPTISYSAFLITTVITGTFAIENIFCIPGLGKWFICSIKQRDYPVALGLSVFYGTLFMLSSLLSDLIQSIIDPQIRYAHGKGKKRK from the coding sequence GTGTTCTCGTACATAAAAAATCGTATTCTTTTTAACTTGCTTTCTCTCTGGATTGTTGTAACGCTCACGTTCCTCGTTATGAAAACAATCCCTGGAGATCCTTTCAATGACGAAGGCTGTAATGTTCTTTCTGAAGAAGTCTTACAAACCCTAAAAGCTCGCTACGGTTTAGATAAACCCCTCTATAAACAATACACAAAATATCTTCATTCAATTGCTAAATTAGATTTTGGAAACTCCTTAGTTTATAAAGATCGCAAAGTTATAAATATTATTTCCACAGCCTTCCCCATATCTGCAATTCTAGGATTGCAAAGTCTTCTTCTCTCAATAGGAGGAGGTACTGCTCTTGGCACCATAGCCGCATTAAAAAAAAAGAAACAAAGACGCTATATCCTAGGAGCTTCTATACTACAAATTTCGATCCCAGCGTTTATATTTGCGACACTCTTGCAGCATGTCTTCGCTGTAAAAATTCCTCTTCTTCCCATTGCTTGTTGGGGAAGCTTTGCCCATACTATACTCCCGACTATCGCACTTGCTGTAACCCCCATGGCCTTCATCATACAACTTACCTACTCTTCAGTTGCTTCGGCCTTAAACGAAGACTATGTCTTATTAGCCTATGCAAAAGGACTCTCCCCACTTAAGGTCATTATAAAACATATTTTACCCTATGCTATATTCCCAACTATTTCTTATTCCGCATTCTTAATTACTACAGTCATTACAGGAACCTTTGCTATCGAAAATATCTTCTGTATTCCTGGACTAGGCAAATGGTTTATCTGTAGTATCAAACAGCGAGACTACCCAGTAGCCCTTGGCTTATCCGTATTTTATGGAACTTTATTTATGCTCTCTTCCTTACTTTCTGACCTGATTCAATCCATCATAGACCCTCAAATCCGCTATGCCCATGGAAAAGGAAAAAAAAGAAAATAA
- a CDS encoding peptide ABC transporter substrate-binding protein codes for MRKMSMGICIALFCTLSLGLQSCKEFRRPPISRGELAINIRDEPRSLDPRQVRLLSEISLVKHIYEGLVQENILSGNIEPALAESYSLSEDGLTYIFKLKPAFWSNGDPLKAEDFIESWKQVATQEVSGIYAFAFNPIKNLRKIQEKQLSIDHLGVSAPNESTLIITLESPTSHFLKLLALPVFFPVHKSQRSLSSKSLPVASGAFYPKKIKQKQWIRLSKNPYYYNQSKVETETITIHFIPDANTAAKLFNQGKLNWQGPPWGERIPQETLSNLESKGHLHSFDVAGTSWLTFNIHKFPLNNMKLREALACALDKEALVSTLFLGRAKTANHLLPTNIHSYPESQQQKILNCKAYAKKLFKEALEELQITAKDLEHLNLIFPVSSSASSLLVQLVREQWKETLGFSIPIIGKEFAFLQADLASGNFSLATGGWFADFADPMAFLTIFAYPSGVPPYAINQKDFLEILQNIEHEQDPQKRSKLVSEASLYLETFHIIEPIYHDAFQFAMNKKLSNLGVSPTGVVDFRYAKEN; via the coding sequence ATGCGCAAGATGTCAATGGGAATCTGTATCGCCCTGTTCTGTACCCTCTCCCTCGGCCTCCAAAGCTGCAAAGAGTTCAGGCGCCCCCCCATATCTCGAGGGGAACTCGCTATTAATATAAGAGATGAACCCCGTTCTTTAGATCCAAGACAAGTACGACTCCTTTCGGAAATCAGCCTTGTTAAGCATATATACGAAGGATTGGTTCAAGAAAATATCCTTTCAGGAAACATAGAGCCCGCTCTTGCAGAAAGCTACTCTCTTTCTGAAGATGGACTAACCTATATTTTTAAACTGAAACCAGCTTTTTGGAGCAATGGCGATCCCCTCAAAGCCGAAGACTTTATAGAATCTTGGAAACAAGTAGCTACCCAAGAAGTCTCAGGAATCTATGCTTTTGCCTTCAATCCGATTAAAAATTTAAGGAAGATTCAAGAAAAACAACTCTCGATCGACCATCTTGGAGTCAGTGCTCCTAACGAATCTACGCTTATCATTACCCTAGAATCTCCAACTTCACATTTCTTAAAACTTTTAGCTCTTCCTGTCTTTTTCCCCGTTCACAAATCTCAAAGAAGCCTTTCTTCCAAATCTCTACCCGTAGCAAGCGGGGCCTTCTATCCAAAAAAAATCAAGCAAAAGCAATGGATAAGACTTTCAAAAAACCCTTACTACTATAATCAGAGCAAGGTTGAAACGGAAACGATTACCATTCACTTCATTCCTGATGCTAACACAGCAGCAAAACTATTTAATCAGGGAAAGCTCAATTGGCAAGGACCTCCTTGGGGAGAACGTATTCCCCAAGAAACCCTATCTAACTTAGAGTCTAAGGGACATCTACACTCTTTTGATGTCGCAGGAACTTCATGGCTTACCTTCAATATCCATAAATTCCCTCTAAACAATATGAAACTTAGGGAAGCCTTGGCATGTGCTCTGGATAAAGAAGCTCTGGTTTCTACTTTATTCTTAGGCCGCGCAAAAACTGCAAATCATCTCCTACCCACAAACATTCATAGCTATCCTGAATCCCAGCAACAAAAGATACTAAATTGCAAAGCTTATGCTAAAAAGCTCTTCAAAGAAGCTCTCGAAGAACTCCAAATTACCGCTAAAGACCTAGAGCATCTGAATCTTATTTTTCCGGTTTCTTCATCTGCAAGTTCTTTGCTAGTCCAACTTGTGCGAGAACAATGGAAAGAAACTCTAGGATTCTCTATTCCTATTATTGGAAAGGAATTTGCATTTCTTCAAGCGGACCTAGCCTCAGGGAACTTCTCACTAGCCACAGGAGGGTGGTTCGCAGATTTTGCAGACCCTATGGCATTTCTAACTATTTTTGCTTATCCATCAGGAGTTCCTCCCTATGCGATTAACCAAAAAGACTTTCTTGAAATTCTGCAAAATATAGAGCATGAGCAAGATCCCCAAAAACGTTCGAAATTAGTATCAGAGGCCTCTCTCTATCTAGAAACCTTTCATATTATTGAACCCATTTATCACGATGCATTTCAATTTGCTATGAATAAAAAACTTTCTAATCTAGGGGTTTCACCAACAGGAGTAGTGGATTTCCGTTATGCTAAGGAAAATTAA
- a CDS encoding peptide ABC transporter substrate-binding protein — MKIHRLKHLLKSLVLTLFFLCPTLLSCSKQEISEKNLIIAMSHDLADLDPRNAYLSRDISLAKALYEGLTRETHEGIKLALAESYTLSEDQRVYSFKLRPSLWSDGTPLTAYDFEESLKQLHSEEVSTSVHTLLSVIKNSLAINSGQKSRETLGINAKDDLTLEITLEQPFPYFLALMACPVFSPVHKSFRDYYKTRTPPSTYISNGPFILKKREHQNYVILEKNPYYYDHGSVHLNLVTLKIIPDQSTASKLFKNKSIDWIGSPWSSPLPNEDQKILAKEKIHTYPVLSTTLLIYNLQKPLIQNKALRKAIAYAVDKKAISRLVPSTEEALTLVPPDLSEIHIEEEITTEERLKKAKAYFQEAKQTLSEKELVELSILYPVDSYNSSIIVQEIQRQLKDVLGLKIKIYGTEYHCFLKKRRQGDFFIATGGWIAEYLSPMSFLSILGNPKDLTKWKNCDYEETLAKIRLTQAYKDNLKRAEMMIEEETPIIPLYHGKHIYAINPKIQNTFGSLLGHMDLKNVEILS, encoded by the coding sequence ATGAAGATACACAGACTTAAACATCTCTTAAAAAGTCTTGTCCTTACTCTTTTCTTCTTATGTCCCACTCTTTTAAGTTGCTCAAAACAAGAAATCTCAGAAAAAAATCTTATCATTGCCATGAGCCATGATCTCGCCGATCTAGATCCTCGCAATGCCTATTTAAGCAGAGACATTTCCTTGGCAAAAGCACTTTATGAAGGGCTTACAAGAGAAACTCATGAAGGAATCAAACTGGCTCTTGCAGAAAGTTATACCTTATCTGAAGATCAGAGAGTCTATTCTTTCAAACTTAGACCTTCTTTATGGAGTGACGGAACCCCTCTCACTGCGTATGATTTTGAAGAATCTTTGAAACAACTCCATTCCGAAGAAGTTTCAACTTCGGTACACACCTTACTAAGTGTGATTAAAAACTCTTTAGCAATCAACAGCGGTCAAAAATCTAGGGAAACTCTTGGTATAAATGCAAAAGATGATCTTACTTTAGAAATCACTCTAGAACAACCTTTCCCGTATTTTCTTGCACTTATGGCTTGCCCAGTATTTTCTCCTGTTCATAAGTCTTTTAGAGACTACTATAAGACGAGAACACCCCCATCCACATATATTTCAAACGGACCTTTTATCTTAAAAAAACGTGAACACCAAAACTACGTAATTTTAGAAAAAAATCCTTACTACTATGACCATGGATCGGTACACTTAAACTTAGTGACTCTAAAAATTATCCCAGACCAGTCCACAGCAAGCAAGCTTTTTAAAAATAAGTCTATAGACTGGATTGGCTCACCCTGGAGCTCTCCCCTACCTAATGAAGATCAAAAAATCTTGGCTAAAGAAAAGATTCATACCTACCCAGTATTAAGTACAACCCTTCTTATCTATAACCTGCAAAAACCTCTAATACAAAATAAAGCGCTACGCAAAGCGATTGCCTATGCCGTTGATAAAAAAGCGATCTCAAGACTCGTGCCTTCAACAGAAGAAGCCCTAACTCTAGTTCCCCCAGATCTCTCAGAAATCCACATTGAAGAAGAGATAACAACAGAAGAACGTCTTAAAAAAGCCAAAGCTTATTTTCAAGAAGCTAAACAAACACTCTCAGAAAAAGAACTTGTTGAGCTCAGCATCCTCTATCCTGTGGACTCATATAATTCTTCCATTATAGTTCAAGAAATTCAAAGACAGCTTAAAGATGTCTTGGGATTGAAAATCAAGATCTACGGAACAGAATACCACTGTTTTCTAAAGAAACGACGTCAAGGAGATTTCTTCATAGCAACAGGAGGATGGATTGCGGAATACTTAAGCCCCATGTCCTTTTTATCTATCCTAGGCAACCCTAAAGACCTCACAAAATGGAAAAACTGTGATTATGAAGAGACTCTAGCCAAAATCCGTCTCACTCAAGCCTACAAAGACAATTTAAAACGTGCAGAAATGATGATAGAAGAAGAAACCCCTATTATTCCTCTGTATCATGGTAAGCATATTTATGCTATAAACCCTAAGATTCAAAATACATTTGGCTCTCTTCTAGGCCATATGGATCTCAAAAATGTCGAAATCTTAAGTTAG
- a CDS encoding ABC transporter ATP-binding protein, whose product MDNFLLNIKDLIVASTNPNKTLIENLSLQLRENRSLALVGESGSGKTTITKAILGFLPENCLVKNGSILFEDIDITKLSPKELHRIRGQKIATILQNAMGSLTPSMRIGTQIIETLRQHHKINKGEAYDKTMELLTDVCIPNPKHSFSQYPFELSGGMRQRVVIAIALASQPKLILADEPTTALDSMSQAQILRILYNIQKQRQATILLVTHNLSLVKELCDDICIIKDGKLIETGTVEEIFLSPKHPYTRELLNAVSKIPIKKNTSPILKNKFRSLMSIQGGL is encoded by the coding sequence ATGGATAATTTCTTACTAAATATCAAGGATCTTATAGTAGCTTCTACGAATCCCAATAAAACTCTTATTGAAAATCTATCGCTGCAGCTTAGAGAGAATCGTAGTCTTGCTCTAGTCGGAGAGAGTGGCTCAGGAAAAACTACGATTACCAAAGCTATCCTAGGTTTTCTTCCAGAAAATTGTTTGGTCAAAAACGGCAGCATTTTATTTGAAGACATAGATATTACTAAACTCTCACCTAAAGAACTCCATAGGATCCGTGGTCAGAAGATTGCCACGATACTACAAAACGCTATGGGTTCTCTAACCCCCTCAATGCGTATAGGAACGCAGATCATAGAAACCTTAAGGCAGCACCATAAAATAAATAAGGGCGAAGCCTATGATAAAACTATGGAACTCCTTACAGATGTTTGCATCCCTAATCCAAAGCATAGCTTCTCACAATACCCTTTTGAATTGAGCGGCGGGATGCGCCAACGCGTAGTTATCGCCATAGCGCTAGCAAGCCAACCCAAGCTCATTCTTGCTGACGAACCTACAACAGCTCTAGATTCTATGTCACAAGCTCAGATTCTTAGAATTCTTTATAATATTCAAAAGCAACGACAAGCTACAATTCTTCTTGTTACCCATAACCTATCTCTAGTCAAAGAACTCTGTGATGATATTTGTATTATCAAAGATGGCAAACTTATAGAAACAGGAACCGTAGAAGAGATTTTCCTATCTCCTAAACACCCCTACACTCGAGAGCTTCTCAATGCTGTTTCTAAAATTCCTATTAAAAAAAACACCTCTCCCATCCTTAAAAACAAGTTCCGATCTCTAATGAGTATACAAGGTGGTTTATGA
- a CDS encoding ABC transporter ATP-binding protein, which produces MTTLMSIEDLSLVIRGKKILNQINLKLTKGSCLTIVGPSGSGKSSLALTILDLLKPTTGTITFHMNPNIPRVRKAQVIWQDIDSSLNPCMSIKAIIAEPLNIIGTYSKAEQNKKIYNVLDLVNLPKSVLDLKPYKLSGGQKQRIAIAKALVSKPELLICDEPLSSLDTLNQSLILDLFQTIKKEYQNTLLFITHDMSAAYYIADTIAVMDKGNLVEHAYREKIFSNPEHIITQELLDAIPVFSLLSTGMEPSEEYELQAASK; this is translated from the coding sequence ATGACAACCCTAATGAGTATTGAGGATCTTTCCCTAGTGATCAGAGGAAAGAAAATTCTTAATCAAATTAACCTCAAACTAACCAAAGGAAGCTGCTTAACGATTGTAGGACCTAGTGGCTCAGGAAAATCTTCCTTAGCGCTTACTATTCTGGATCTTCTAAAACCAACTACGGGGACAATCACTTTCCATATGAATCCTAACATTCCTAGAGTACGTAAAGCCCAAGTGATCTGGCAAGATATTGATTCTAGTTTAAATCCCTGCATGTCTATAAAAGCAATTATTGCCGAGCCTTTAAATATCATCGGAACTTATTCTAAAGCTGAACAAAATAAAAAAATTTATAATGTTCTTGACCTTGTTAACCTTCCTAAATCCGTTCTTGACCTTAAGCCCTATAAACTCAGCGGGGGACAAAAACAACGCATAGCGATTGCGAAAGCTCTTGTATCAAAACCCGAGCTCCTCATCTGCGATGAGCCCCTTTCTTCACTAGATACTCTCAATCAATCCTTAATCTTAGATCTTTTTCAAACAATAAAAAAAGAATACCAAAATACCCTCCTTTTCATCACCCATGATATGTCAGCAGCTTACTATATTGCTGACACTATTGCTGTGATGGACAAAGGAAATCTTGTTGAACATGCTTACAGAGAAAAAATTTTTTCTAATCCAGAACATATAATCACACAAGAACTTCTTGATGCTATCCCCGTATTTTCTCTGCTCTCCACAGGAATGGAACCCTCGGAAGAATATGAACTACAGGCTGCCTCAAAGTAA
- a CDS encoding DUF648 domain-containing protein, translating to MDTYIFSSGFQKNWTASLLEKLDRYFFFGGNYSHIIATTSNGFKLAAQKEKDISLIEKIVKILSFILLPLVLIAFAIRYLLHKTLFFGKCFYIPTPVSKEEELILAANPEAIKKAAIKATAFFHMPPKYQQIKIECRESKPPKITFAINLDLLEKDISVKEFELPTRRITTPLLLFSSPEEEAFFKRMQEQEKDILVSEEGKRQLLRFMLDYIFIHGLTDFPNVSLGRGTYFKDKGHATSTDPNFVWAHVFFPREEGTLSKKSKLEAIKRNFGMFILVELEKLGVSFLEKISYEGVPILLWEGFPGTILSQQGYIRDRKNFS from the coding sequence ATGGATACATATATTTTTTCTTCTGGCTTTCAGAAAAACTGGACTGCGTCTTTATTAGAAAAATTAGATCGATATTTTTTCTTTGGAGGTAATTACAGCCACATAATAGCTACAACCTCAAATGGTTTTAAACTAGCCGCTCAAAAGGAAAAAGATATTTCTCTTATCGAGAAGATTGTAAAGATCCTATCCTTTATTCTCCTACCCCTGGTCTTAATTGCTTTTGCAATACGCTATCTTCTACATAAAACATTGTTCTTTGGAAAATGTTTTTACATACCGACACCAGTTTCTAAAGAAGAAGAACTCATCCTTGCAGCAAATCCAGAAGCAATCAAAAAAGCAGCCATCAAAGCAACCGCTTTCTTCCATATGCCACCAAAATATCAACAGATAAAAATCGAATGTCGTGAAAGTAAGCCACCAAAAATTACTTTTGCCATTAATCTTGATTTATTAGAAAAAGACATCTCAGTAAAAGAGTTTGAGCTGCCAACTAGACGTATTACAACTCCTCTCCTACTGTTCTCAAGCCCCGAAGAAGAGGCATTTTTTAAACGTATGCAAGAGCAAGAAAAAGATATACTGGTAAGCGAGGAAGGCAAAAGACAACTGCTTCGTTTTATGTTAGATTACATCTTCATTCATGGATTAACAGATTTTCCAAATGTATCCTTGGGAAGAGGCACCTACTTCAAAGACAAAGGCCACGCAACAAGCACGGATCCTAACTTTGTCTGGGCTCATGTCTTTTTCCCCAGGGAAGAGGGTACGTTATCCAAAAAATCAAAATTAGAAGCAATCAAAAGAAATTTCGGCATGTTTATCCTCGTAGAACTAGAAAAGCTTGGCGTGTCTTTTTTGGAAAAGATTTCTTATGAGGGAGTTCCTATACTCTTGTGGGAAGGCTTTCCTGGGACAATATTGTCGCAGCAAGGATATATCCGCGATAGAAAAAACTTCTCTTAG
- a CDS encoding peptide ABC transporter substrate-binding protein has protein sequence MFRFLILYITALSLVSLGCSSSQRSKGTFVVNMKEMPRSFDPRKTRLIADQTLIRHIYEGLVEEHSESGEIKTALAESYTISENRTLYTFKIKNIFWSNGDTLTAQDFVSSWKEILKEDISSIYTYAFLPIKNARAIFNHNELPENLGVRALDDRHLEIQLEAPCAHFLYLLTLPIFFPVHETFRNRSTSFQEMAITCGVFRPVSLEHGRRLYLEKNSMYHNKSCVRLNKIIIQFISDPNTAAILFKHKKLDWQGPPWGEPIPPEISASLHQDDQLFALPGTSTTWLIFNIQKSPWNNSKLRKALSLAIDKDILTKVVYQGLAEPTDHILNKRLYPGTYPQRATQSKRSIEAKELFEEALSELQITREDLEKETLAFSTFSFSYGRICQILREQWKKVLGFTIPIVGQEFFMIHKNLLEGNYSLTVNQWTGSFIDPMSYLMIFAYPGGISPYVLEDLYFQTLLTKITQEHKKKPRDQFVIEALDYLENLHFLEPLCHPNLRIALNKNIKNFNFLARRTSDFRFIEEL, from the coding sequence ATGTTCCGCTTTCTGATCTTATATATAACCGCTCTTTCGCTAGTTTCCTTAGGATGCTCTTCATCTCAACGCTCTAAAGGAACTTTTGTGGTAAATATGAAGGAAATGCCACGTTCCTTTGATCCTAGAAAAACTCGTCTCATTGCAGATCAAACCCTAATCCGTCATATATATGAGGGACTGGTCGAAGAACACTCTGAAAGTGGGGAGATAAAAACTGCTCTTGCAGAAAGTTATACTATTTCTGAAAACCGCACTTTATACACATTTAAAATCAAAAATATATTTTGGAGTAACGGCGACACTCTAACAGCTCAAGATTTCGTCTCCTCTTGGAAAGAAATTCTCAAGGAAGATATCTCCTCTATATATACCTACGCTTTTCTACCTATCAAAAATGCTAGAGCAATTTTCAATCATAACGAGTTGCCAGAAAACCTAGGAGTCCGAGCTTTAGACGATCGTCATCTTGAAATTCAGTTGGAAGCTCCTTGTGCTCATTTTCTATATCTTTTGACCCTCCCGATTTTCTTTCCTGTTCATGAAACTTTTCGAAATCGTAGTACCTCTTTTCAAGAGATGGCTATTACCTGTGGTGTTTTCCGTCCTGTATCTCTAGAACACGGTCGTCGACTCTATCTAGAGAAGAACTCAATGTACCATAATAAAAGCTGTGTTAGGCTAAACAAAATTATTATACAATTTATCTCAGACCCTAATACTGCAGCGATTCTATTTAAACACAAGAAATTAGATTGGCAAGGCCCTCCTTGGGGAGAACCCATTCCTCCAGAAATCTCAGCTTCTCTACATCAAGATGACCAGCTTTTTGCTCTTCCAGGCACCTCTACTACATGGCTAATCTTTAATATACAAAAAAGTCCCTGGAACAATTCTAAATTACGCAAGGCGCTCAGCCTTGCCATAGATAAAGATATCCTAACCAAAGTTGTCTACCAAGGCCTTGCTGAACCCACCGATCATATACTCAATAAAAGACTGTATCCAGGCACGTATCCTCAACGGGCAACCCAAAGCAAAAGAAGTATTGAAGCTAAAGAACTTTTTGAAGAAGCTCTGAGCGAACTCCAAATCACACGTGAAGATTTAGAAAAAGAAACCTTAGCTTTTTCAACCTTTTCTTTTTCTTATGGAAGGATTTGCCAAATCCTAAGAGAACAATGGAAAAAGGTCTTAGGATTTACTATTCCTATAGTAGGCCAAGAGTTCTTCATGATACATAAGAACCTCCTAGAAGGGAACTATTCCTTGACAGTAAATCAATGGACGGGATCATTTATTGATCCGATGTCTTATCTTATGATCTTTGCCTATCCGGGAGGAATCTCCCCTTATGTTCTCGAAGACCTGTATTTTCAAACTCTCCTTACAAAAATCACACAAGAACATAAAAAAAAACCCCGAGATCAGTTTGTCATCGAAGCCCTTGACTACTTAGAAAACCTGCATTTTCTTGAACCACTGTGTCATCCGAATCTTCGAATTGCTTTGAATAAAAATATTAAAAACTTTAACTTTCTTGCTCGAAGGACATCGGACTTTCGTTTTATAGAAGAACTATAG
- a CDS encoding ABC transporter substrate-binding protein, which produces MFLRWIALALFFTSLTGCSYYSSRQKQSLVIAIHDDPIAFSPEQAKRAMDLSIAQLLFDGLTRETRNGLNDLELAIASQYTVSEDFCSYTFFIKDSALWSDGTPITSEDIRNAWEYAQKHSPHMEVFQGLNFYTPSPNAITVTLESPHPDFPKLLAFPAFAIFKPKNPKIFSGPYTLVEYFPGHNIYLKKNPNYYDYHCVSINSITLLIIPDIYTAIHLLNRGKVDWVGQPWHQGIPWEIQGQTQYHYYMYPVEGAFWLCLNPKSEHLNSLQNRHRLATSIDKQSIIREALQGVQQPAETLSRGAPQPNQYKKQKPLTPQEKLVLTYPSDILRCQRIAEILKEQWKAAGIDLILEGLEYHLFVNKRKIQDYSIATQTGVAYYPGASLISEEAKLLQNFEIIPLYYMSYDYLTQDPIEGVIHNASGAVDLKYTYFP; this is translated from the coding sequence ATGTTTTTACGATGGATTGCCCTAGCTTTATTTTTCACAAGCCTTACTGGATGTTCCTACTACTCTTCAAGACAAAAACAATCTTTAGTTATCGCTATTCACGACGATCCTATAGCTTTTTCTCCTGAACAAGCAAAGCGAGCTATGGACCTTTCCATTGCACAGCTTCTTTTTGATGGTCTGACTAGGGAAACTCGTAATGGATTGAATGATCTGGAACTGGCCATTGCGAGTCAGTATACAGTCTCTGAAGATTTTTGCTCTTATACCTTCTTTATTAAAGATAGTGCCTTATGGAGTGACGGAACACCCATCACCTCTGAAGATATCCGCAATGCGTGGGAATATGCCCAAAAACATTCTCCCCATATGGAAGTTTTCCAAGGACTAAACTTCTATACCCCCTCACCCAATGCTATTACTGTTACCCTAGAATCACCGCATCCTGATTTTCCTAAGCTTCTTGCCTTTCCTGCATTTGCTATCTTCAAACCAAAAAATCCTAAAATCTTTAGTGGTCCCTATACTCTTGTAGAATACTTTCCAGGGCACAACATTTATTTAAAGAAAAATCCCAACTATTATGATTACCACTGTGTTTCGATAAACTCAATAACACTCCTCATTATTCCTGATATATATACAGCCATTCATCTCTTAAATAGAGGAAAAGTCGATTGGGTAGGGCAACCTTGGCATCAAGGTATTCCTTGGGAAATCCAGGGACAAACTCAGTATCACTACTACATGTATCCTGTAGAAGGTGCCTTTTGGCTCTGTCTAAATCCAAAATCCGAGCACCTAAATAGTCTTCAGAATAGACACCGACTCGCAACTTCTATTGATAAGCAATCTATCATTCGAGAAGCCCTTCAAGGAGTTCAACAACCTGCAGAAACACTTTCTCGAGGAGCTCCACAACCTAATCAATACAAAAAACAAAAGCCCCTGACTCCCCAAGAAAAACTAGTTTTAACCTACCCATCGGATATTTTAAGATGTCAACGGATTGCAGAAATTTTGAAAGAACAATGGAAAGCTGCTGGGATAGATTTAATCCTGGAAGGACTCGAATATCATCTCTTTGTTAACAAACGAAAAATCCAAGATTACTCGATAGCAACGCAAACTGGAGTTGCTTACTACCCAGGAGCTAGTCTAATTTCTGAAGAAGCTAAACTCCTGCAAAACTTTGAGATTATCCCGCTTTACTATATGAGTTATGATTACCTCACTCAAGATCCTATAGAGGGGGTAATCCATAATGCCTCTGGAGCTGTAGATCTCAAATACACCTATTTTCCCTAG